The following proteins are co-located in the Candidatus Accumulibacter cognatus genome:
- a CDS encoding acyl-CoA dehydrogenase C-terminal domain-containing protein produces MSEYIAPLRDMQFVLQELAGLERVAELPGCEEATPDLVDAVLEEAARFATEILSPLNWPGDQEGARWHDKMVTMPAGFKEAYRMFTDGGWPALACEPEWGGQGLPKVVAAAVAEMWKSANHSFSLCPLLTAGAIEALVLTGSDQLKATYLEKMVSGQWSGTMNLTEPSAGSDLAAVRTRAEPQADGSYLIFGQKIFITYGEHDLTENIIHLVLARTPTAPEGVKGISLFVVPKFMVNDDGSLGDRNDAYCVSIEHKLGIHASPTAIMAFGDHRGAVGYLVGEENRGLEYMFIMMNAARFGVGLEGVAACERAYQRARDYARERVQCTDIGVRGGPKVAIIKHPDVRRMLMTMRSRAEATRALAYVVAAAHDTALRHPDVAERKRQQAFVDLMIPVVKGWSTESGVSIASIGVQVHGGMGYVEETGAAQHLRDAQISTIYEGTTGIQANDLIGRKMARENGATLKAVIEEMRALDADLAGREGGHLAAIRSRFRAGIDALAVAGEWLVTTYGVDVRAASAGAVPFLMLLGIVAGGWQMARAGLIAQAKIDAGDSDPFYAAKIITARFYADHVLSQAAGLASSITEGVEGVNALPEDLF; encoded by the coding sequence ATGAGTGAATACATTGCCCCACTCCGTGACATGCAGTTCGTGCTCCAGGAACTTGCTGGGCTTGAGCGGGTGGCTGAGCTGCCGGGTTGCGAGGAAGCAACGCCCGATCTGGTCGACGCGGTTCTCGAAGAGGCCGCGAGGTTTGCCACTGAAATCCTGTCACCGCTCAACTGGCCGGGAGACCAGGAGGGCGCCCGCTGGCACGACAAGATGGTGACCATGCCGGCGGGTTTCAAGGAAGCATACCGGATGTTCACCGACGGCGGCTGGCCGGCACTGGCCTGCGAACCGGAATGGGGAGGGCAGGGACTGCCGAAAGTGGTCGCGGCCGCCGTCGCCGAGATGTGGAAATCGGCCAATCATTCGTTTTCGTTGTGTCCGCTGCTTACCGCCGGTGCCATCGAGGCTCTGGTACTGACCGGCTCCGACCAGTTGAAGGCGACTTACCTCGAAAAGATGGTCAGCGGTCAATGGAGCGGGACGATGAACCTCACCGAGCCGAGCGCTGGTTCAGACCTGGCAGCCGTGCGCACGCGTGCGGAACCGCAGGCCGACGGTAGCTACTTGATTTTCGGGCAGAAGATCTTCATTACCTACGGTGAGCACGATCTGACGGAGAACATCATCCACCTTGTGCTGGCGCGGACGCCGACAGCGCCCGAGGGCGTCAAGGGGATTTCGCTGTTCGTCGTGCCGAAGTTCATGGTCAATGACGACGGCAGTCTCGGCGATCGTAACGATGCCTACTGTGTGTCGATCGAGCACAAGCTCGGCATCCACGCCAGCCCAACCGCGATCATGGCCTTTGGGGATCATCGCGGTGCTGTCGGCTATCTGGTCGGTGAGGAGAATCGCGGTCTCGAGTACATGTTCATCATGATGAACGCCGCGCGCTTCGGCGTCGGTCTCGAAGGCGTCGCCGCTTGCGAGCGCGCATACCAGCGTGCACGCGATTACGCACGCGAACGTGTACAGTGTACCGATATCGGCGTGCGCGGTGGTCCAAAAGTGGCGATCATCAAGCATCCCGACGTGCGCCGCATGCTGATGACCATGCGCTCGCGCGCTGAAGCCACGCGGGCACTGGCCTACGTGGTGGCGGCAGCACACGACACCGCGCTCCGTCATCCGGATGTCGCCGAGCGCAAGCGCCAACAGGCCTTCGTTGATCTGATGATTCCGGTAGTCAAGGGCTGGAGCACCGAGTCGGGTGTCAGCATCGCCTCGATCGGCGTGCAGGTGCACGGCGGCATGGGTTATGTCGAAGAGACCGGTGCCGCGCAGCACCTGCGTGACGCACAGATTTCGACGATCTACGAGGGCACCACCGGCATCCAGGCCAACGATCTGATCGGCCGCAAGATGGCACGCGAAAACGGCGCCACCCTGAAGGCGGTGATCGAAGAAATGCGCGCGCTCGACGCCGATCTCGCCGGACGGGAGGGCGGACATCTTGCGGCCATTCGCAGTCGCTTCAGGGCTGGCATCGACGCCCTCGCGGTTGCCGGCGAGTGGCTGGTGACCACCTACGGGGTGGACGTTCGTGCTGCATCGGCCGGCGCGGTGCCGTTCCTGATGTTGCTCGGGATTGTCGCCGGTGGTTGGCAGATGGCGCGTGCGGGGCTGATTGCGCAGGCGAAGATCGACGCTGGTGACAGTGATCCCTTCTATGCCGCGAAGATCATCACTGCCCGCTTCTATGCTGACCATGTGTTGTCGCAGGCTGCCGGCCTGGCGAGCAGCATCACCGAGGGTGTCGAAGGCGTCAACGCCTTGCCTGAAGACCTGTTTTGA
- a CDS encoding acyl-CoA thioesterase, producing the protein MTNPRILVLTTQIPIRWGDMDAYGHVNNTIYFRYMEQARVEFLEQIGCTLTPRGQAPVIINASCTFLIPINYPGVVEVRMFCGHPGRSSVQTHYEIRRQGDDTLYATGDAKIVWMDVATGKSVPIPESMRAALPA; encoded by the coding sequence ATGACCAATCCACGCATACTCGTCCTGACCACGCAGATTCCTATCCGCTGGGGTGACATGGACGCCTACGGCCACGTCAACAACACCATTTATTTTCGTTACATGGAGCAGGCGCGGGTCGAGTTTCTCGAACAGATCGGCTGCACGCTGACGCCGCGTGGCCAGGCGCCCGTGATCATCAACGCCAGTTGCACCTTCCTGATCCCGATCAACTACCCTGGTGTCGTCGAAGTGCGAATGTTCTGCGGACATCCCGGCCGCAGCAGCGTACAGACGCATTACGAAATCCGCCGACAGGGAGACGATACGCTGTACGCGACCGGCGACGCCAAGATCGTCTGGATGGATGTGGCGACCGGCAAATCGGTGCCGATTCCGGAAAGCATGCGCGCTGCTCTGCCAGCCTGA
- a CDS encoding acetoacetate--CoA ligase, with protein sequence MDPAVLWRPSAERIAAARLSAFITAVHRRWQLDCPDYASLWRWSVAQPEAFWTSLWEQCGVIGERGPIVLEEGERMPGARWFPQARLNYAENLLRRHDHADALVFWGEDKIRRRLSHAELYAQVSRCAQALQAAGIGQGDRVAAYLPNLPEALIAMLATTSLGAIWSSASPDFGVQGVLDRFGQIEPKILLCVDGYWYNGKPVDCMAKNAEIAAQIDSIDRTVVVSYLDDSPVVATIRNGVRYADFIAPFAADEIAFAPLPFAHPLFIMFSSGTTGVPKCIVHGHGGALLQHLKEHQLHGDLKQDDRLFYFTTCGWMMWNWLVSGLASGATLLLYDGSPFIPGASGQPGAILFDYADAERMTHFGTSAKFIDALAKTGFKPRETHRLETLRTMFSTGSPLAPESFDYVYREIKADLLLASISGGTDILSCFALGNPILPVFRGELQCRGLGMAVAVFDDDGQPIPAGRGERGELVCTAPFPAMPIGFWNDPDGAKYHAAYFDRFPNVWCHGDFVELTANEGMIIYGRSDAVLNPGGVRIGTAEIYRQVEQLPEVVESLVIGQDWQHDVRIVLFVKLREGLLLDEVLLDRIKQQIRHNTTPRHIPAKVLQVADIPRTKSGKIVELAVCNVVHGRPVKNIEALANPEALEYFRERVELQS encoded by the coding sequence ATGGACCCTGCAGTTCTCTGGCGCCCGAGCGCCGAACGGATCGCGGCAGCCCGGCTGAGCGCCTTCATCACCGCAGTCCACCGCCGCTGGCAGCTCGACTGCCCGGATTATGCGAGTCTCTGGCGCTGGTCGGTGGCGCAACCCGAGGCTTTCTGGACTTCGCTATGGGAGCAATGCGGCGTGATCGGCGAACGCGGCCCGATAGTCCTTGAGGAAGGCGAGCGGATGCCCGGTGCCCGCTGGTTTCCGCAAGCCCGGCTGAACTACGCCGAGAACCTCCTGCGCCGCCATGACCACGCCGATGCACTGGTCTTCTGGGGCGAGGACAAGATCCGTCGTCGCCTCTCGCACGCCGAGCTTTACGCGCAGGTTTCGCGCTGCGCGCAAGCCTTGCAGGCCGCCGGCATCGGCCAGGGGGATCGTGTCGCCGCTTACCTGCCGAACCTGCCCGAAGCGCTGATCGCGATGCTCGCCACCACTTCGCTCGGTGCGATCTGGTCGTCGGCTTCGCCCGATTTCGGTGTCCAGGGCGTTCTCGACCGTTTCGGACAGATCGAACCCAAGATCCTGCTCTGCGTCGATGGCTACTGGTACAACGGCAAGCCGGTCGATTGCATGGCCAAGAACGCCGAAATCGCCGCGCAGATCGACAGCATTGACAGGACGGTCGTCGTCTCCTACCTCGACGACTCTCCTGTGGTGGCGACGATTCGCAATGGCGTGCGCTATGCCGATTTCATCGCACCTTTTGCCGCCGATGAAATCGCATTCGCGCCGCTGCCTTTCGCACATCCGCTGTTCATCATGTTTTCCTCGGGCACCACTGGCGTTCCCAAGTGCATCGTGCACGGTCACGGCGGCGCCCTGCTGCAACATCTCAAGGAACACCAGTTGCACGGTGACCTCAAGCAAGACGACCGCCTCTTCTATTTCACCACCTGCGGCTGGATGATGTGGAACTGGCTGGTTTCCGGCCTCGCTTCGGGCGCGACGCTACTTCTTTACGACGGTTCCCCCTTCATTCCGGGCGCCAGCGGCCAACCTGGAGCGATCCTCTTCGATTACGCCGACGCCGAACGCATGACGCACTTCGGCACCTCGGCAAAATTCATTGACGCGCTCGCCAAGACCGGTTTCAAGCCGCGCGAGACGCATCGCCTCGAAACCCTGCGGACGATGTTCTCGACCGGCAGTCCGCTGGCTCCGGAAAGCTTCGACTACGTCTATCGCGAGATCAAGGCCGACCTGTTGCTGGCGTCGATTTCTGGAGGTACCGACATCCTTTCGTGTTTTGCTCTTGGCAATCCGATTCTGCCGGTGTTCCGCGGCGAGCTGCAATGCCGTGGTCTGGGAATGGCCGTCGCGGTCTTCGACGACGACGGTCAGCCGATTCCGGCCGGCCGCGGCGAGCGCGGCGAACTGGTATGCACAGCTCCTTTTCCGGCGATGCCGATCGGCTTCTGGAACGACCCCGACGGCGCCAAATACCATGCCGCGTATTTCGATCGCTTCCCGAACGTCTGGTGCCATGGCGACTTCGTCGAACTCACTGCCAACGAAGGCATGATCATCTACGGCCGCTCCGACGCCGTGCTCAACCCCGGCGGCGTGCGCATCGGGACCGCCGAGATCTATCGCCAGGTCGAGCAACTGCCGGAAGTGGTCGAATCGCTGGTGATCGGCCAGGACTGGCAGCACGACGTGCGCATCGTGCTTTTCGTCAAGCTCCGCGAAGGACTGCTCCTCGACGAAGTGCTGCTCGACCGCATCAAGCAGCAGATCCGCCACAACACCACGCCGCGCCATATTCCGGCCAAGGTCCTCCAGGTCGCCGACATCCCGCGCACCAAGAGCGGCAAGATCGTCGAACTCGCCGTCTGCAATGTTGTGCATGGCCGGCCAGTGAAGAACATCGAAGCACTGGCCAACCCCGAGGCGCTGGAGTACTTTCGTGAGCGGGTCGAACTGCAGAGCTGA
- a CDS encoding TIGR03013 family PEP-CTERM/XrtA system glycosyltransferase, protein MIKVFNHWFHRKTVAQVAVDLMFPVACVVLAAMWIGHGAPLALERVAFYAVIFALTMIILNAWLGIYQRVHSRTREETQARAVLSLYLAIPLAYLVFALLSVAEVDRGFMLLSGLAALFATLSRRVHLAHSRTSSLLSHRVLVLGVGEEAENVGRVLHKSDPDIHIVGFYPSVNDTEIVVPAQVILSQDRSLSDTAHALRVDEIIVAVRERRGGSLPLRELLDCKLSGVRVLDLASYFERALGQIRLDSLRVGWLIFGEGFRQSWRRTTIKRLFDIVVAFLMLLLATPVMLLAAILIVLEDGFPIFYRQERVGLDGRLFKIIKFRSMRNDAESDGKPRWAMVDDDRVTRVGRVLRKLRIDELPQLYNVLTGDMSLVGPRPERPYFVDQLTRDIPFFAVRHSVKPGLTGWAQVSYPYGATIDDAVQKLQYDLYYVKNHSLFLDVVVLFETVGVVLTGKGAR, encoded by the coding sequence GTGATCAAGGTGTTCAATCATTGGTTTCATCGGAAGACGGTTGCCCAAGTGGCAGTTGACCTGATGTTCCCGGTTGCGTGTGTGGTTCTTGCCGCCATGTGGATCGGGCATGGCGCTCCGCTCGCTCTGGAGCGGGTGGCTTTCTATGCAGTGATTTTCGCGCTGACGATGATCATCCTGAATGCCTGGCTGGGCATCTATCAGCGGGTGCATAGCCGCACGCGGGAAGAGACCCAGGCGCGCGCGGTGCTGTCGCTCTACCTGGCGATTCCGCTGGCGTATCTGGTGTTTGCGCTGCTTTCGGTAGCCGAGGTCGATCGCGGTTTCATGTTGCTGTCCGGCCTGGCGGCGCTCTTTGCGACATTGTCGCGGCGTGTGCATCTGGCGCATAGCCGCACAAGTTCCTTGCTGAGTCACCGCGTGCTGGTTCTCGGGGTCGGTGAGGAAGCGGAAAACGTCGGTCGCGTACTGCATAAATCGGATCCGGATATCCATATCGTTGGCTTCTATCCTTCCGTCAACGACACTGAGATCGTTGTTCCTGCGCAGGTCATTCTTTCCCAGGATCGGTCGCTTTCAGACACGGCGCATGCCTTGAGAGTCGACGAGATCATCGTTGCCGTGCGCGAGCGCCGCGGGGGCTCACTACCCTTGCGCGAACTTCTCGACTGCAAGCTCTCCGGTGTCCGTGTGCTCGATCTGGCGAGTTACTTCGAACGTGCCCTTGGGCAGATTCGCCTCGATTCCCTGCGTGTAGGCTGGCTGATTTTTGGTGAGGGTTTTCGGCAGAGTTGGCGGCGGACGACGATCAAGCGGCTGTTCGACATCGTGGTAGCGTTCCTGATGCTGCTGCTTGCCACACCGGTGATGCTCCTGGCAGCGATTCTGATCGTCCTCGAAGATGGTTTTCCAATCTTTTATCGGCAGGAGCGGGTCGGTCTCGATGGTCGTTTGTTCAAAATCATCAAGTTTCGCAGCATGCGCAACGATGCCGAGAGTGACGGCAAGCCGCGCTGGGCGATGGTCGATGATGATCGTGTCACGCGTGTCGGGCGTGTCCTGCGCAAGCTGCGTATCGATGAATTGCCACAGTTGTACAATGTGCTGACGGGGGATATGAGTCTGGTAGGGCCGCGTCCGGAGCGTCCCTATTTTGTCGACCAGCTGACACGTGACATTCCTTTTTTCGCGGTACGCCATAGTGTCAAGCCAGGACTCACTGGCTGGGCGCAAGTGAGTTATCCCTACGGGGCGACGATCGATGATGCTGTCCAGAAACTGCAATACGATCTGTATTATGTCAAGAATCACAGTCTGTTCCTTGATGTGGTCGTTCTCTTCGAGACTGTCGGCGTGGTCTTGACGGGCAAGGGGGCTCGGTGA
- the prsK gene encoding PEP-CTERM system histidine kinase PrsK — protein sequence MDSKMAMVTAWSYGLAAVLAAFLTLYLASGWRAGGRSRAMFLAVSLCALWGGLSLAFVMTGNVVFLAGSLLADVLRFGGWYFFLLVLMKPEPTDAEIASARFGWLSGFSWLLVVIALASQLLLVFGIDLVVPSQRVVLFVSLAMTVFGLVLVERLFRNVSPDFRWSIKPLCLGLGGVFLFDLYLYSDALLFNRVDSDAFSIRGFAHAMGLPLVALSAIRSHDWKRRLVMSQRAALQSVTLLIVGIYLLFMAAAGYYVRFFGGEWGRALQLALLFAALLVLVGLTFSGSMRARLRVQVGKHFFSYRYDYREEWLRFTQTLSLQGGFSGMGQHVVRGLADMVESPSGALWLKDPSGRFFAQAAYWNMPASSATEDVGSPLCRFLLDSGWVINLEEYRSLPRRYDGLQIPSWLVEVPNAWLVVPLTTGNELIAFVVLATARTKIDVNWEVNDLLKTAARQAGAFLGQMQASEALLEVRKFDSFNRMSAFVVHDLKNIITQLSLMLKNAERHRDNPEFQKDMLMTVEHSVERMRKLMMQLREGATPLDGPRGIDLAGVLRRIQTAKSGQGRDIELKIEEKLVARGHEDRIERVIGHLVQNALDATEDRGRVWVRLTRQGTQALVEVGDSGHGMSPEFVRERLFKPFQTTKPTGMGIGAYESFQYIHELGGKMTVDSAVDVGTQVDLLLPLFDVGHTTASADLLKESE from the coding sequence ATGGACAGCAAGATGGCAATGGTCACTGCCTGGAGTTACGGCTTGGCGGCAGTTCTGGCAGCCTTCCTGACGCTCTACCTGGCGTCCGGCTGGCGCGCTGGAGGTCGCAGTCGAGCGATGTTCCTGGCAGTGAGCCTGTGCGCACTGTGGGGTGGGCTGTCGCTGGCCTTTGTGATGACCGGAAACGTGGTATTTCTTGCCGGTAGCCTATTGGCTGATGTGCTGCGCTTCGGTGGCTGGTATTTCTTTCTCCTCGTCCTGATGAAGCCGGAACCGACAGACGCCGAGATTGCGTCAGCGCGCTTTGGCTGGCTGAGCGGTTTCTCCTGGCTGCTGGTCGTCATTGCACTCGCCTCGCAGCTTCTGTTGGTGTTCGGTATTGATCTCGTCGTCCCGTCACAACGGGTGGTCCTGTTTGTCTCTCTGGCGATGACTGTCTTCGGCCTGGTGTTGGTGGAGCGACTGTTCCGCAACGTTTCTCCGGACTTTCGCTGGAGTATCAAGCCTTTGTGTCTCGGGCTTGGCGGTGTTTTTCTGTTCGACCTGTATCTGTACTCGGACGCACTGCTATTCAACCGGGTTGACTCGGATGCCTTCAGTATCCGCGGCTTTGCGCACGCCATGGGCTTGCCTCTGGTGGCTTTGTCGGCGATTCGCAGCCATGACTGGAAAAGACGTTTGGTGATGTCGCAACGTGCCGCCCTGCAGTCGGTAACGCTGCTGATTGTCGGCATCTATCTGCTGTTCATGGCGGCGGCCGGCTATTACGTGCGTTTCTTTGGTGGCGAGTGGGGGAGGGCATTGCAGTTGGCGCTGCTCTTTGCAGCCTTGCTGGTGCTGGTGGGACTGACATTTTCGGGTTCGATGCGGGCGCGCCTGCGTGTGCAGGTAGGCAAGCACTTTTTCAGTTACCGCTACGATTACCGTGAAGAGTGGCTGCGCTTTACCCAGACACTGTCCTTACAGGGCGGCTTCTCCGGTATGGGACAGCATGTGGTGCGTGGCCTGGCCGACATGGTCGAGAGTCCGAGCGGTGCACTGTGGCTCAAGGATCCCTCGGGCCGGTTTTTTGCCCAGGCAGCGTACTGGAACATGCCCGCTTCGTCAGCGACCGAAGATGTCGGGAGCCCGTTGTGCAGGTTTCTGCTCGACAGCGGTTGGGTGATCAACCTCGAAGAGTATCGTTCCCTGCCGCGTCGTTATGATGGTCTCCAGATTCCGTCCTGGTTGGTCGAAGTACCGAATGCGTGGCTGGTGGTGCCGCTGACGACTGGGAATGAACTGATCGCTTTCGTGGTGCTGGCGACAGCCCGTACCAAGATCGATGTGAATTGGGAGGTCAATGATCTGCTGAAGACGGCTGCTCGGCAGGCCGGCGCCTTTCTGGGTCAGATGCAAGCTAGCGAAGCCCTGCTTGAGGTCCGGAAGTTCGACTCGTTCAATCGCATGTCTGCTTTTGTCGTCCATGATCTCAAGAATATCATCACCCAGTTGTCGCTGATGCTCAAGAATGCCGAGCGTCATCGCGACAACCCCGAGTTTCAAAAAGACATGCTGATGACTGTTGAACATTCTGTCGAGCGTATGCGCAAACTGATGATGCAACTGCGCGAAGGCGCGACGCCGCTTGATGGTCCGCGTGGCATTGATCTGGCAGGTGTCCTGCGACGGATTCAGACCGCCAAGTCCGGGCAGGGACGGGATATCGAGTTGAAGATCGAGGAGAAACTGGTTGCCCGTGGGCACGAAGACCGGATTGAGCGGGTGATCGGTCATCTGGTGCAGAACGCACTGGATGCCACCGAGGATCGTGGGCGGGTGTGGGTCAGGCTGACCCGGCAAGGGACGCAGGCCTTGGTTGAAGTCGGCGATAGTGGGCACGGCATGAGCCCGGAATTCGTTCGCGAGCGCCTGTTCAAGCCTTTCCAGACGACCAAGCCGACGGGAATGGGCATTGGCGCTTACGAAAGCTTTCAGTACATTCATGAATTAGGCGGCAAAATGACTGTCGACAGTGCGGTTGATGTCGGCACGCAGGTGGATCTGTTGTTGCCATTGTTTGATGTTGGACACACCACCGCATCCGCTGACTTGCTGAAGGAATCAGAATGA
- the prsR gene encoding PEP-CTERM-box response regulator transcription factor gives MSTGKLPHLLIVEDDRALQKQIRWAFDQYEALTADDRESALLLVRRYQPPVVTMDLGLPPDPDSVSEGFKLLEEILTLAPDTKIIVLTGQNDRANALRAIALGAYDFFAKPFEIDMLGLTIQRAYRLHELQQENERLQSMQQPAVLSGLLTRDPELLRICRTVERVGVTDATVLLLGESGTGKELLARGLHEASPRRRERFVAINCAAIPDNLLESELFGYEKGAFTGAAKTTPGKIETANNGTLMLDEIGDLPHSLQAKLLRFLQERVIERIGGRQEIPVNVRIVCATHQNLKVLINEGRFREDLYYRLAEIIVNIPPLRTRSGDPALLAHAFLRRFAAENNRGNLTLREDAVRMIEAHSWPGNVRELENCIKRAVIMADGNQITADDIGLAGDHHEDAIKLDLRHARDHAERRVIIAALARADGNVVRAAELLGISRPTLYDMMHRFGLK, from the coding sequence ATGAGCACGGGAAAGCTTCCGCACCTGTTGATCGTCGAGGACGATCGCGCGTTGCAGAAACAGATTCGCTGGGCTTTCGATCAGTACGAAGCACTCACCGCGGATGATCGTGAGAGCGCGCTGTTGCTGGTACGGCGCTATCAGCCGCCAGTAGTGACGATGGATCTCGGATTGCCGCCGGACCCAGATTCGGTCTCCGAAGGTTTCAAGTTGCTCGAAGAGATTCTGACCCTGGCACCGGATACCAAGATTATCGTCCTCACTGGTCAGAACGATCGCGCTAACGCGCTGCGTGCGATTGCTCTGGGCGCCTACGATTTCTTTGCCAAGCCATTCGAGATTGACATGCTTGGCCTGACCATCCAGCGCGCCTACCGTCTACATGAACTGCAACAGGAGAACGAACGACTGCAGTCGATGCAGCAACCCGCCGTACTGTCTGGTTTGCTAACTCGTGACCCGGAGTTGCTACGTATATGCCGCACCGTCGAGCGGGTTGGCGTTACCGACGCAACGGTGTTGTTACTGGGCGAAAGCGGTACCGGCAAGGAACTTCTGGCGCGTGGCCTGCATGAGGCGTCACCGCGTCGGCGCGAACGTTTTGTGGCCATCAATTGCGCGGCAATTCCGGACAACTTGCTGGAGAGCGAACTTTTTGGTTACGAGAAAGGGGCTTTCACCGGGGCTGCCAAAACGACGCCAGGCAAGATCGAAACAGCTAACAATGGCACGCTGATGCTTGACGAGATCGGTGACCTTCCGCATTCGCTGCAGGCCAAGTTGCTGCGTTTTCTGCAAGAGCGCGTCATCGAAAGGATCGGTGGGCGACAGGAAATCCCGGTCAACGTCCGGATCGTTTGCGCGACGCATCAGAATCTCAAAGTCCTGATCAACGAGGGACGTTTCCGCGAGGATTTGTACTATCGCTTGGCGGAGATCATTGTCAATATCCCGCCCTTGCGTACCCGCTCCGGTGACCCCGCCTTGCTGGCGCACGCCTTCCTGAGGCGGTTTGCGGCCGAGAACAATCGCGGCAACTTGACCCTGCGCGAGGACGCCGTACGGATGATAGAAGCACACTCCTGGCCGGGGAACGTGCGCGAGCTGGAGAACTGCATCAAGCGGGCGGTCATCATGGCCGATGGCAATCAGATTACCGCCGATGACATCGGTTTGGCGGGGGATCATCACGAGGATGCAATCAAGCTGGACCTGCGGCATGCGCGTGACCACGCAGAGCGGCGAGTGATCATCGCCGCGCTGGCGCGCGCCGACGGAAATGTCGTTCGCGCCGCCGAGTTGCTCGGTATCAGCCGCCCGACGCTGTACGACATGATGCACAGATTTGGACTGAAATAG